One Nostocoides sp. HKS02 genomic window carries:
- a CDS encoding HIT domain-containing protein produces MSDALEPDTDFAGVKDGFERLWTPHRMAYVTGERPSQDAGEGCPFCAAPGRDDEGGLIVHRGELCYVVMNLFPYNPGHVLVCPYRHVSLYVDLTDDETTEFTALTKHAIAAIDEASAPHGYNIGMNQGGVAGAGVQAHLHQHIVPRWGGDSNFLPVIAQTKALPMLLEDVRSRIAAAWPTRAQ; encoded by the coding sequence ATGAGCGATGCACTCGAACCGGACACCGACTTCGCGGGGGTGAAGGACGGCTTCGAGCGGCTCTGGACACCGCACCGGATGGCCTACGTGACCGGCGAGCGGCCGAGCCAGGATGCGGGCGAGGGGTGTCCCTTCTGCGCTGCACCGGGCCGGGACGACGAGGGCGGCCTCATCGTCCACCGGGGTGAGCTGTGCTACGTGGTCATGAACCTCTTCCCGTACAACCCCGGCCACGTGTTGGTCTGTCCCTACCGCCACGTCTCCCTCTACGTCGACCTCACGGACGACGAGACGACCGAGTTCACGGCGCTCACCAAGCACGCGATCGCGGCCATCGACGAGGCATCGGCGCCGCACGGCTACAACATCGGCATGAACCAGGGCGGGGTCGCCGGCGCCGGCGTGCAGGCACACCTGCACCAGCACATCGTCCCGCGGTGGGGCGGGGACTCGAACTTCCTGCCGGTGATCGCCCAGACCAAGGCGCTGCCGATGCTCCTCGAGGACGTCCGTTCGCGGATCGCCGCGGCTTGGCCGACGAGGGCTCAGTAG
- the thrS gene encoding threonine--tRNA ligase translates to MPAQITVIVSGSERSVPEQTTCADLFEGDRAVLVARVNGELRDLAHPLVDGDSVEPVTAQEQDGLDVLRHSAAHVLAQAVQEVNPKARLGIGPPVRDGFYYDFDVEDPFTPEDLKALEKVMQRIVNEGQTFVRREVSDAQAAVELADEPYKVELIGLKGGGAGDQAEGADVEVGGAQLTIYDNVRRDGSRAWGDLCRGPHVPSTKVLGNAFKLMRSGGAYWRGSEKNPQLQRVYGTAWPTKDDLKAYLERQAEAERRDHRKIGQEQDLFSFPEELGSGLPVFHPKGGVIKRVMEDYVRDRHIQEGFEYVGTPHIAKEQLFHTSGHLPYYGEGMFPPFDVDGTDYRLKAMNCPMHNLIFRSRGRSYRELPLRLFEFGHVYRNEKSGVVHGLTRVRGFAQDDSHSYVTKEQAPGEIKHLLDFVLSLLRDFGMDDFYLELSTRDTEGEKSTKFIGSDEQWEVATAVLERVAVESGLELVPDPGGAAYYGPKISVQARDAIGRTWQMSTIQYDFNQPERFGLEYQAADGSRQQPVMIHSAKFGSIERFLGVLVEHYAGAFPPWLSPVQVLGIPVAEEFSTYLHEVADQLRRKGIRVEIDDTDDRFPKKIRNASKSRVPFVLIAGEEDRSAGAVSFRYRDGSQKNGVPVAEAIAEVVAAVESRTQV, encoded by the coding sequence GTGCCTGCCCAGATCACCGTCATCGTCTCCGGAAGCGAGCGATCGGTGCCGGAGCAGACGACGTGCGCCGACCTGTTCGAGGGCGACCGCGCCGTTCTCGTCGCCCGCGTCAACGGTGAGCTGCGAGACCTCGCACACCCGCTCGTCGACGGCGACTCCGTCGAGCCGGTGACCGCCCAGGAGCAGGACGGGCTCGACGTGTTGCGGCACAGTGCCGCCCACGTGCTGGCGCAGGCGGTCCAGGAGGTCAACCCCAAGGCGAGGCTCGGCATCGGCCCGCCGGTGCGCGACGGCTTCTACTACGACTTCGACGTCGAGGACCCGTTCACCCCCGAGGACCTCAAGGCCCTCGAGAAGGTCATGCAGCGGATCGTCAACGAGGGCCAGACCTTCGTGCGCCGCGAGGTCAGCGACGCGCAGGCCGCGGTCGAGCTCGCCGACGAGCCGTACAAGGTCGAGCTGATCGGCCTCAAGGGCGGGGGAGCGGGGGACCAGGCCGAAGGGGCCGACGTCGAGGTGGGCGGCGCGCAGCTGACCATCTACGACAACGTGCGCCGCGACGGGAGCCGGGCCTGGGGCGACCTGTGCCGCGGTCCGCACGTGCCGTCGACCAAGGTGCTCGGCAACGCGTTCAAGCTCATGCGCAGCGGTGGGGCCTACTGGCGCGGCAGCGAGAAGAACCCGCAGCTCCAGCGTGTGTACGGCACGGCGTGGCCGACCAAGGACGACCTCAAGGCCTACCTCGAGCGGCAGGCCGAGGCCGAACGGCGCGACCACCGGAAGATCGGCCAGGAGCAGGACCTGTTCAGCTTCCCCGAGGAGCTCGGGTCAGGTCTGCCCGTCTTCCACCCCAAGGGTGGCGTGATCAAGCGGGTCATGGAGGACTACGTCCGCGACCGGCACATCCAGGAGGGCTTCGAGTACGTCGGGACCCCGCACATCGCCAAGGAACAGCTGTTCCACACCTCTGGGCACCTGCCTTACTACGGCGAGGGCATGTTCCCGCCCTTCGACGTCGACGGCACCGACTACCGCCTCAAGGCGATGAACTGCCCGATGCACAACCTCATCTTCCGCTCCCGCGGCCGGTCCTACCGCGAGCTGCCGTTGCGGCTGTTCGAGTTCGGGCACGTCTACCGCAACGAGAAGTCCGGGGTCGTGCACGGTCTGACCCGCGTGCGCGGGTTCGCCCAGGACGACTCGCACTCCTACGTCACCAAGGAGCAGGCGCCCGGCGAGATCAAGCACCTGCTCGACTTCGTGCTCTCGCTGTTGCGTGACTTCGGCATGGACGACTTCTACCTCGAGCTGTCCACCCGCGACACCGAGGGCGAGAAGAGCACCAAGTTCATCGGCTCCGACGAGCAGTGGGAGGTCGCCACCGCGGTCCTCGAGCGGGTCGCCGTCGAGTCCGGGCTCGAGCTCGTGCCCGACCCCGGCGGTGCGGCCTACTACGGCCCCAAGATCTCGGTCCAGGCCCGTGACGCGATCGGCCGCACCTGGCAGATGTCGACCATCCAGTACGACTTCAACCAGCCTGAGCGGTTCGGTCTCGAGTACCAGGCCGCCGACGGGTCGCGTCAGCAGCCCGTGATGATCCACTCGGCCAAGTTCGGCTCGATCGAGCGGTTCCTCGGAGTCCTCGTGGAGCACTACGCCGGCGCGTTCCCGCCCTGGCTGTCGCCGGTCCAGGTGCTCGGCATCCCAGTCGCCGAGGAGTTCTCGACCTACCTCCACGAGGTCGCGGACCAGTTGCGGCGCAAGGGGATTCGCGTCGAGATCGACGACACCGACGACCGGTTCCCCAAGAAGATCCGCAATGCCTCCAAGTCGAGGGTGCCGTTCGTGCTGATCGCCGGTGAAGAGGACCGCAGCGCGGGCGCGGTGTCGTTCCGGTACCGCGACGGTTCCCAGAAGAACGGCGTCCCGGTAGCCGAGGCCATCGCCGAGGTCGTTGCCGCCGTCGAGTCGCGCACGCAGGTCTAG
- a CDS encoding GNAT family N-acetyltransferase, with the protein MPSDASEPEDPSIRSAAADDAADIAELLWTIRIGTLPHIPPMVHTRDRVEPFVKEVLLPHFEVWVADTEAGPVGFMALMAPDQLGHLYIAAPHRDRGLGSRFVALAQDRYPEGLQLWTFQSNRAAQRFYERHGFVAVEWTDGQNEEGAPDVRMEWRPASSGRP; encoded by the coding sequence GTGCCCTCGGATGCCTCCGAACCGGAGGACCCCTCGATACGTTCTGCCGCCGCGGACGACGCTGCCGACATCGCCGAGCTCCTGTGGACCATCCGCATCGGGACGCTCCCTCACATCCCACCGATGGTGCACACCAGGGACAGAGTCGAGCCTTTCGTCAAGGAGGTGCTGCTGCCCCATTTCGAGGTCTGGGTCGCCGACACCGAGGCCGGCCCGGTGGGGTTCATGGCCCTGATGGCCCCCGACCAGCTCGGCCACCTGTACATCGCCGCACCCCATCGCGACCGCGGGCTCGGCTCGCGCTTCGTGGCGCTGGCCCAGGATCGGTACCCGGAGGGCCTCCAGCTCTGGACGTTCCAGAGCAACCGTGCGGCGCAGCGCTTCTACGAACGCCACGGCTTCGTCGCGGTCGAGTGGACCGACGGGCAGAACGAGGAGGGCGCCCCGGACGTCCGGATGGAGTGGCGCCCGGCAAGCTCCGGGCGTCCCTAG